The following are encoded in a window of Rosa chinensis cultivar Old Blush chromosome 4, RchiOBHm-V2, whole genome shotgun sequence genomic DNA:
- the LOC112200542 gene encoding U-box domain-containing protein 21 gives MTLSWRRLRPGRHSAKHSRHGEAGGDIELTIPSHFRCPISLDLMKDPVTLSTGITYDRQSIEKWIEAGNVTCPTTNQVLTTLEPIPNHTMRKMIQDWCVEKKSFGVERIPTPRIPVSSVEVAEILSRISSSAEKKDEAGCRELVQKVKALTKESERNKRCIVANGAASSLAAAFGAFSTAGSFHENVGVLEEILSALTLIFPLRSEANVYLGSTDSLHCMVRFLDGGDLSQRRNAVLVLKEALSADKQKTDALEEIEGALEALVKLIKEPICPTSTKASLVIIYHMLNSTSSSSRESVKGKFVQMGLVSMLSELVVDAERSICEKALGVLDAICGSKQGREETRDNALIMPVVVKKMLRVSDLATEFAVSILWKLCKKDEREDDEGGLVLEVLQVGAFQKLLLLLQVGCGERTKEKATELLKLLNLHRARLECIESMDFKELKRPF, from the coding sequence ATGACTTTGTCATGGAGAAGGCTGAGGCCCGGCCGTCACTCCGCGAAACATTCACGGCATGGCGAGGCCGGCGGCGACATTGAGCTGACGATACCGAGCCACTTCCGGTGCCCGATCTCGTTGGACTTGATGAAAGATCCCGTCACGTTGTCTACCGGGATCACATACGATCGGCAGAGCATTGAGAAATGGATCGAAGCCGGAAACGTGACTTGCCCTACTACCAACCAGGTACTCACAACTTTGGAGCCGATTCCGAATCATACCATGAGGAAAATGATACAAGACTGGTGCGTGGAGAAGAAGTCCTTCGGCGTGGAGCGTATCCCCACGCCACGGATTCCGGTGAGTTCTGTTGAAGTCGCCGAGATTCTCTCGAGGATTAGTTCGTCGGCGGAAAAGAAGGACGAAGCCGGCTGCAGAGAGCTGGTGCAGAAGGTCAAGGCGTTGACTAAAGAAAGCGAGCGCAACAAGCGGTGCATTGTCGCTAACGGAGCGGCGAGTTCTTTAGCGGCGGCGTTTGGTGCTTTTTCAACGGCGGGTTCTTTTCATGAAAACGTCGGCGTTTTGGAGGAGATATTGTCTGCTCTGACGTTGATTTTCCCGCTTCGTTCGGAGGCCAACGTATATCTTGGATCCACAGATTCGTTGCATTGCATGGTGAGGTTTTTGGACGGTGGAGATTTGTCACAGAGAAGGAACGCAGTCTTGGTTCTAAAAGAGGCTCTTTCAGCTGATAAGCAAAAGACTGATGCTTTGGAAGAGATTGAAGGAGCATTGGAAGCCCTAGTGAAGCTGATCAAAGAGCCAATTTGCCCTACTTCTACTAAAGCTTCGTTGGTCATCATTTACCACATGCTTAATTCCACGTCTTCTAGCTCAAGAGAGAGCGTCAAAGGAAAATTTGTGCAAATGGGATTGGTGTCCATGCTATCGGAATTAGTTGTGGATGCCGAGAGGAGCATTTGCGAAAAGGCGTTGGGGGTTCTCGATGCGATTTGTGGAAGCAAGCAAGGGAGGGAAGAGACCCGCGACAATGCCCTAATCATGCCGGTCGTAGTCAAGAAGATGCTTAGGGTTTCGGATTTAGCTACCGAGTTTGCTGTGTCCATTCTTTGGAAGCTTTGCAAGAAGGACGAGAGGGAAGACGACGAGGGAGGTCTTGTTCTAGAGGTGCTCCAAGTGGGAGCTTTTCAGAAGCTGTTGTTGCTGTTGCAAGTTGGGTGTGGGGAGAGGACTAAAGAGAAGGCGACCGAGTTGTTGAAGTTGTTGAATCTTCACAGGGCGAGGTTGGAGTGCATTGAGTCCATGGATTTTAAGGAGCTCAAGAGGCCCTTTTGA